A window from Telopea speciosissima isolate NSW1024214 ecotype Mountain lineage chromosome 8, Tspe_v1, whole genome shotgun sequence encodes these proteins:
- the LOC122672333 gene encoding uncharacterized protein LOC122672333, translating to MDDMILDDLFDSVDDDQTPWSNLNIIISDSETEVKELEERTNKSITRLSKDLFHSRKIENLKRKIAKIEAYLTGKNSRLKKREKPKERCMENNKAQNSREEVKLTKKELDDHISLGFWLGFAIGATTFGLLFGSLFSAASESKS from the coding sequence ATGGACGATATGATATTGGATGATTTGTTTGATTCGGTCGATGATGACCAAACTCCTTGGAGTAATCTAAACATCATCATCTCTGATTCTGAAACAGAAGTTAAAGAATTAGAGGAACGTACGAATAAGAGCATCACGAGGTTATCGAAGGATCTTTTTCActcaagaaaaatagaaaatctgAAACGTAAAATAGCCAAGATTGAAGCTTATTTGACTGGTAAGAATAGCCgtttgaagaaaagagagaaaccTAAGGAACGATGTATGGAGAATAATAAAGCACAAAACTCGAGGGAGGAAGTGAAACTCACGAAGAAAGAGCTTGATGATCATATTAGTTTAGGTTTTTGGCTTGGCTTCGCCATTGGGGCAACTACTTTTGGACTCTTATTTGGTTCGCTTTTTTCTGCTGCGTCGGAAAGTAAGAGTTGA
- the LOC122672334 gene encoding secreted RxLR effector protein 161-like, with translation MCLSAKGDKLNTEQCPINEVEKGSMTNIRYASAVGSLMYAQVCTRPDIAFTVGVLGRFQSNASLAHWTAAKKVMRYLQRTKDPMLVYHRCDQLEVVGYSDSDYGGCIDDLKSTSGYIFMLAGGAISWRSAKQTILASSTMQAEFVALYEATKQAV, from the coding sequence ATGTGTCTATCAGCAAAAGGTGACAAATTGAACACGGAGCAATGTCCCATAAATGAAGTTGAAAAAGGTTCCATGACAAACATACGCTATgcttcagcagtagggagttTGATGTATGCACAGGTTTGTACTCGTCCTGACATAGCATTTACTGTAGGTGTGTTGGgtagattccaatccaatgccAGCTTGGCTCATTGGACGGCTGCCAAGAAGGTCATGCGATATTTGCAAAGAACCAAAGACCCTATGCTTGTATACCACAGGTGTGATCAGCTTGAGGTAGTGGGGTATTCGGATTCAGATTATGGTGGGTGTATTGATGATCTAAAGTCTACTTCAGGTTACATTTTTATGTTGGCAGGGGGTGCCATTTCTTGGAGGAGCGCAAAGCAAACTATTTTGGCTTCATCCACTATGCAGGCGGAGTTTGTAGCGCTTTATGAGGCTACCAAACAAGCTGTGTGA